The following proteins are encoded in a genomic region of Drosophila miranda strain MSH22 chromosome 4, D.miranda_PacBio2.1, whole genome shotgun sequence:
- the LOC108163938 gene encoding adenylyl cyclase X E-like isoform X6, which produces MEKIWLRNAQIQEKMLLDSIIPPQIAKPIQEDIKSRLARKGEAVRPTRVMEQIMAIQIHPEVSVLYADVVNYTHLTTTVNVEKLVRLLHDLYGRFDMAATQFDVQRIKFLGDCYYCVAGLMRPNPDHAKCCVNLGLSMISHIQEVRIQNEVDIDMRIGIHTGSVIAGVIGEAKLQFDIWGTDVTIANLLESTGAPGFVHISGRTLSQLDADLYTIYPGTESALAEPFLREKNIRTYLLTGDVNMDPDTYRLDSWGSLSVSALDISERPEFHTHIGTDNSINDELREEFKNMPVSGVELFKSWSACFGRKTQATTDPSIHKICLHFNDPHLEWKYLMQSDYMFKYSILLAWCIGCSLVYIQLIESLDPCDICIVICFFAFFSLTTLLLIAWYKKICWWMYGRSDKILFNQSNCRIFRLHDKIVRHLTVRICIYVLVLASYFAIIVLIMVNCNWEEFQMNDIESKLYHYEMDLNMCFHPWVVTNMVALIIGVSFAFARIPFMVKTVITLCFTIAYMVIVFFQFDFVFHHSATINPWFPSEIAHGMRILITLFMMYLKERHSEFNNKIGFEWSVDLTKKKQDADETNQSITIVLNNILPAHVVKVYIRNLAKHELYYEEYKMVSVMFASLTNFEMDLRHLRILNEIIREFDRLLIHYQEYYVVEKIKIVGCTYMAACGLDVNYADRVNNWLAKRDSLLEEVEQAQRTRKSSSKENVESHEEVVFVMATFALDLMRTLWTVKKSYEDLRWHYDRSLIVGDMTIGISSGEVMAGVVGASHPHYDIWGHPVNMASRMDTKGLIGHIHVTEETAILLREFGVTCIYRGMTFVKGAGPIPTYFVAIDDDFDFITTAAKRTPRHQYRKRDEYPLESESMLGFSGVDDDDSNDEKYI; this is translated from the exons ATGGAGAAGATCTGGCTGCGCAACGCCCAAATCCAGGAGAAGATGCTGCTGGACAGCATTATACCGCCGCAGATAGCGAAGCCCATTCAAGAGGACATCAAGTCCCGACTGGCCAGAAAGGGCGAGGCGGTGCGCCCGACGCGCGTCATGGAGCAGATCATGGCCATTCAGATCCATCCCGAGGTCAGTGTCTTGTACGCGGACGTGGTCAACTATACGCATCTGACGACCACTGTGAACGTGGAGAAGTTGGTGAGGCTGCTGCACGACCTCTACGGAAGGTTCGATATGGCCGCCACCCAATTTGATGTTCAACGAATCAAGTTCTTGGGCGACTGCTACTACTGTGTGGCCGGTCTGATGCGCCCGAATCCGGACCACGCCAAGTGCTGTGTGAACCTGGGTCTGTCCATGATCTCCCACATTCAGGAAGTGCG GATTCAAAACGAGGTGGACATCGATATGCGCATTGGAATCCATACGGGTAGCGTGATTGCCGGAGTCATCGGCGAGGCTAAGCTGCAGTTCGATATATGGG GAACCGACGTGACCATTGCCAATCTTCTCGAGTCCACCGGTGCGCCAGGCTTTGTCCACATCAGTGGCAGGACTTTGTCGCAATTGGATGCTGATCTGTACACCATATATCCCGGCACGGAGAGCGCTCTGGCCGAGCCCTTTCTGCGGGAAAAAAACATCAGAACCTACTTGCTGACCGGTGATGTAAATATGGATCCCGACACTTACCGATTGGACAGTTGGGGGTCCTTGTCCGTGTCGGCACTGGACATCAGCGAGAGACCGGAATTTCACACGCATATTGGCACCGACAATTCGATTAACGATGAGCTGCGTGAAGAGTTTAAAAATATGCCGGTCAGTGGCGTTGA ACTGTTCAAGTCTTGGTCAGCCTGCTTTGGACGTAAGACTCAGGCGACTACGGATCCCTCCATCCATAAGATCTGTCTCCATTTTAACGATCCCCATTTGGAGTGGAAGTACTTGATGCAGTCGGACTACATGTTTAAGTACAGCATTCTGCTGGCCTGGTGCATTGGCTGTAGCCTGGTCTACATTCagttgatcgagagcctcgaTCCTTGCGATATATGCATTGTGATATGCTTTTTTGCGTTCTTCAGCCTCACTACGCTGCTTCTGATAGCCTGGTACAAGAAGATTTGCTGGTGGATGTACGGTCGCAGCGATAAGATCCTGTTTAACCAGTCGAACTGCAGGATATTCCGCCTCCATGATAAGATCGTACGTCACCTGACGGTGCGGATTTGTATCTACGTCTTGGTCTTGGCATCGTACTTCGCCATCATCGTTCTCATAATG GTTAACTGCAATTGGGAGGAGTTCCAGATGAACGACATTGAGAGCAAACTGTATCACTACGAGATGGATCTGAACATGTGCTTCCATCCCTGGGTGGTCACAAATATGGTGGCCCTGATCATTGGCGTCAGCTTCGCATTCGCCCGCATACCGTTCATGGTCAAGACGGTCATCACTCTGTGCTTCACGATCGCCTATATGGTGATTGTATTTTTCCAGTTTGATTTCGTTTTCCATCACAGTGCCACCATTAACCCATGGTTTCCCTCGGAAATTGCGCATGGTATGAGGATTTTAATAACCCTATTCATGATGTACCTGAAGGAGCGGCATTCGGAGTTTAACAATAAAATCGGCTTCGA ATGGAGCGTTGATCTAACGAAAAAGAAACAGGATGCCGATGAAACCAACCAATCCATTACAATTGTTTTGAACAACATACTTCCCGCTCATGTCG TCAAAGTCTACATTAGAAACCTGGCCAAGCACGAGCTCTACtatgaggaatataaaatgGTCTCCGTCATGTTTGCCTCGCTAACGAACTTTGAAATGGATCTGCGGCACTTGCGCATCCTCAACGAGATCATCAGGGAGTTTGATAGACTG TTGATTCACTATCAGGAGTACTACGTGGTGGAGAAGATCAAGATTGTGGGCTGCACTTATATGGCAGCTTGTGGATTGGACGTTAACTATGCCGATCGCGTCAACAACTGGCTGGCGAAGCGCGATTCCCTTTTGGAAGAGG TGGAGCAGGCCCAACGCACACGCAAGTCTTCCAGTAAGGAAAATGTCGAGAGCCACGAAGAGGTGGTCTTTGTGATGGCCACGTTTGCCTTGGACCTAATGCGTACCCTCTGGACAGTTAAGAAGTCCTACGAAGATCTTAGGTGGCATTACGATCGCTCTTTGATAGTCGGTGAC ATGACCATCGGCATCTCCAGTGGCGAGGTGATGGCCGGCGTTGTGGGCGCCTCTCACCCGCACTACGACATCTGGGGACACCCCGTTAACATGGCCTCCCGCATGGACACCAAGGGCCTGATTGGCCACATCCACGTGACCGAGGAGACAGCCATTCTGTTGCGTGAATTCGGCGTCACCTGCATCTATCGTGGGATGACATTCGTGAAAGGCGCCGGGCCAATACCCACGTACTTTGTGGCCATTGATGATGATTTTGACTTTATCACCACCGCAGCCAAGCGAACGCCAAGGCATCAATATCGGAAGAGGGATGAGTATCCGCTGGAAAGCGAATCGATGCTTGGTTTCTCTGGAGTCGATGACGACGATAGTAATGATgaaaaatacatataa
- the LOC108163938 gene encoding adenylyl cyclase X E-like isoform X2: MSEKRFPDDVCQYNYTKERLLERSYLLVKCAELHLEEEYRLYQARLWSSFLGVFCLLHALITIAHCAILLLTCDHIHMIIVDVVIYLVTSFVILTILGINFCENFTRQHSWITYMSSVVAALAFVSADIFQGTYHYYTHDWALDTFYDTYIIYIIYMFLPMPIISGALLLGVTVSVVYITYFGIYIATEYYMAYDYARFSVYIVHHVCFNLLGMFFRIMNDIVVRSSFLDRHQYIMEKIWLRNARRQEKLVLHSIIPPQIAKPIQDDIKNRLARKVRGLDASRSPGVMENVMAIQIHPEVTILYADVVNYTKLTTTQRVETLVRLLHDLFVRFDLAATQFEVQRIKFLGDCYYCVAGLMRPNPDHAKCCVNLGLSMISHIQEVRRENDVDINMRIGVHSGSVIAGVIGEAKLQYDIWGTDVTIANHLEATGTPGFVHVSDSTLKELEPSEYTIIPGTDAALEDPVLGKNNITTFLISAQTSHHSPSRSVERIDSYADIDKYARPDLYHTKMFNEELRQEFRMMPVCGFKQIFSWRRRNQSIDVLSPGVTKFCLVYRDSNLECKYLHSPDLMFKYSMLLAWSMGCSLAYIQLLTQNRNLLLEAIVLDAIVLTCLTVLLVISWYKKICWLRYGNNEYDRHRFGKFSCWIFRTSEKIQASLSLRISIYLFIICAYNSVICIILMGCDREELEVMYIESKLYHYEADMNVCFNPWLISNMMALTIGMCFTFTSVPFVLKIVVCLLMTISYLVVILIQFQFVFHHSVTTNPFFSAEYAHSLLVVIAFVTLYLKERHAEFTNKVNFNWRVELKKKQRDAQITNHSIIILLNNILPAHVVNVYLTSLEKHELYYEEYKIVSVMFATLQNFEMNIRGLRLLNEIITEFDRLLHHYKDNYLVEKIKIVGCTYMAACGLDVSFADRVSVEWERRDSLMGEVEQARMFRRRSSRMSEKSQKEDLGEEVVFVMTTFALDLMRTLWMINKVYERTSYDKSIISPDMTIGISSGEVMAGVVGASHPHYDIWGHPVNMASRMDTKGLIGHIHVTEETAILLREFGVTCIYRGMTFVKGAGPIPTYFVAIDDDFDFITTAAKRTPRHQYRKRDEYPLESESMLGFSGVDDDDSNDEKYI, encoded by the exons atgtCTGAAAAGCGCTTTCCCGATGACGTGTGTCAGTACAACTATACCAAAGAGCGCCTTTTGGAGCGCAGCTACCTTTTG GTAAAATGTGCGGAACTGCACCTGGAGGAGGAGTACCGCTTGTACCAGGCACGACTATGGAGCAGTTTTCTTGGAGTGTTCTGCCTTCTGCACGCGCTCATAACCATCGCCCACTGCGCCATACTGCTGTTGACCTGCGAT CATATCCACATGATAATAGTCGATGTGGTTATATATCTAGTGACTTCATTCGTTATTCTAACTATCTTGGGCATCAATTTCTGTGAGAACTTCACTAGGCAACACTCGTGGATTACTTATATGAGCTCCGTAGTGGCTGCATTGGCCTTTGTATCTGCAG ATATCTTTCAGGGCACTTATCATTACTACACCCACGATTGGGCACTGGATACCTTCTACGACACCTATATtatctatataatatacatgtTCTTGCCCATGCCCATTATCTCGGGTGCCTTGCTGCTGGGGGTCACAGTGTCCGTCGTGTACATCACCTACTTCGGGATCTACATCGCCACGGAGTACTATATGGCCTACGACTATGCCAGGTTCAGTGTGTACATTGTCCACCACGTGTGCTTCAACCTTCTGGGTATGTTCTTTCGCATTATGAATGACATTGTAGTGCGGTCGTCCTTCCTGGACCGCCATCAGTACATAATGGAGAAGATCTGGCTGCGCAATGCGCGTCGTCAGGAAAAGTTAGTTCTGCATAGCATTATCCCGCCGCAGATAGCGAAACCCATTCAAGACGACATCAAAAACAGACTTGCCAGAAAAGTACGCGGACTTGACGCGAGTCGCTCACCGGGCGTCATGGAGAATGTCATGGCCATTCAGATCCATCCCGAGGTCACTATCTTGTATGCGGATGTCGTCAACTATACGAAACTGACGACGACCCAGAGAGTAGAGACGCTCGTGAGGCTGCTGCACGACCTCTTCGTGAGGTTCGATTTGGCCGCCACCCAATTTGAGGTTCAGCGAATCAAGTTCTTGGGCGACTGCTACTACTGTGTGGCCGGTCTGATGCGCCCGAATCCGGACCACGCCAAGTGCTGTGTGAACCTGGGTCTGTCCATGATCTCCCACATTCAGGAAGTGCG GAGGGAAAACGACGTGGACATCAATATGCGCATTGGGGTCCATTCGGGTAGCGTGATTGCTGGAGTCATCGGCGAAGCTAAGCTGCAGTACGATATATGGG GTACCGACGTGACCATTGCCAATCACTTAGAAGCCACCGGAACACCGGGATTTGTCCATGTTAGTGACAGCACTTTAAAGGAACTAGAACCCAGCGAATATACGATAATTCCTGGCACCGATGCAGCTTTGGAGGATCCCGTTTTAGGCAAAAACAATATCACAACGTTTCTGATTTCTGCTCAGACTTCTCACCATTCCCCCAGTCGTTCCGTAGAGAGGATTGATTCATATGCTGACATCGACAAATACGCCAGACCCGATTTATACCACACTAAAATGTTCAACGAAGAGTTGCGTCAGGAGTTTCGAATGATGCCAGTCTGTGGTTTCAA ACAAATCTTCTCCTGGAGAAGACGAAACCAGTCTATCGACGTTCTGTCGcccggggtcaccaaattctGCCTGGTCTATCGGGATTCCAACCTAGAGTGCAAGTACTTGCACTCGCCGGACCTAATGTTCAAGTACAGCATGTTGCTGGCCTGGAGCATGGGTTGCAGCCTGGCCTACATTCAGCTGTTGACTCAAAACCGCAACCTACTACTTGAGGCCATAGTGCTGGATGCTATAGTCTTAACCTGTCTCACCGTCTTGCTTGTCATATCTTGGTACAAAAAAATTTGCTGGCTTAGATATGGCAACAATGAGTACGATCGGCACCGGTTCGGCAAATTTAGCTGCTGGATATTTCGGACCAGTGAGAAGATCCAAGCGAGCCTCAGCCTCCGCATTTCCATCTACCTCTTTATCATTTGTGCCTACAATTCCGTGATCTGCATTATACTG ATGGGCTGTGATCGCGAGGAGCTGGAAGTGATGTACATCGAGAGTAAACTATATCACTATGAGGCCGATATGAATGTGTGCTTTAATCCCTGGTTGATCTCCAATATGATGGCCCTTACCATTGGCATGTGCTTCACGTTCACGAGTGTTCCGTTCGTCTTGAAGATAGTTGTCTGTCTACTGATGACGATTTCCTATCTGGTGGTTATACTAATCCAGTTCCAGTTCGTTTTCCATCACAGTGTCACCACAAATCCCTTTTTTTCGGCAGAATACGCACATAGTTTGCTCGTTGTCATCGCTTTTGTTACCCTGTATCTAAAGGAGCGACACGCGGAGTTCACAAACAAAGTCAACTTCAA TTGGCGCGTGGAGCTGAAAAAAAAGCAGCGAGATGCCCAAATAACTAACCACTCGATAATAATTCTCCTGAATAACATACTTCCAGCTCATGTTG TCAACGTCTATCTTACATCTCTCGAAAAACATGAGCTTTACTACGAAGAGTATAAAATAGTTTCCGTTATGTTTGCCACTCTACAGAACTTCGAAATGAACATCAGAGGCTTGCGTCTGCTGAACGAGATCATCACAGAGTTTGATAGATTG TTGCATCACTACAAAGACAATTACTTGGTGGAGAAGATCAAAATTGTGGGCTGCACTTATATGGCAGCGTGTGGACTGGACGTTAGCTTTGCCGATCGTGTCAGCGTCGAATGGGAAAGAAGAGACTCGCTAATGGGAGAGG TGGAACAGGCCCGGATGTTTCGCAGACGCTCTTCGAGAATGTCAGAGAAAAGTCAAAAGGAAGATCTTGGCGAAGAGGTCGTCTTTGTGATGACCACGTTTGCCCTGGACCTAATGCGCACCCTCTGGATGATCAACAAGGTCTATGAGAGGACATCCTATGACAAGTCCATCATCAGCCCAGACATGACCATCGGCATCTCCAGTGGCGAGGTGATGGCCGGCGTTGTGGGCGCCTCTCACCCGCACTACGACATCTGGGGACACCCCGTTAACATGGCCTCCCGCATGGACACCAAGGGCCTGATTGGCCACATCCACGTGACCGAGGAGACAGCCATTCTGTTGCGTGAATTCGGCGTCACCTGCATCTATCGTGGGATGACATTCGTGAAAGGCGCCGGGCCAATACCCACGTACTTTGTGGCCATTGATGATGATTTTGACTTTATCACCACCGCAGCCAAGCGAACGCCAAGGCATCAATATCGGAAGAGGGATGAGTATCCGCTGGAAAGCGAATCGATGCTTGGTTTCTCTGGAGTCGATGACGACGATAGTAATGATgaaaaatacatataa
- the LOC108163938 gene encoding adenylyl cyclase X E-like isoform X5, with the protein MSEKRFPDDVCQYNYTKERLLERSYLLVKCAELHLEEEYRLYQARLWSSFLGVFCLLHALITIAHCAILLLTCDHIHMIIVDVVIYLVTSFVILTILGINFCENFTRQHSWITYMSSVVAALAFVSADIFQGTYHYYTHDWALDTFYDTYIIYIIYMFLPMPIISGALLLGVTVSVVYITYFGIYIATEYYMAYDYARFSVYIVHHVCFNLLGMFFRIMNDIVVRSSFLDRHQYIMEKIWLRNARRQEKLVLHSIIPPQIAKPIQDDIKNRLARKVRGLDASRSPGVMENVMAIQIHPEVTILYADVVNYTKLTTTQRVETLVRLLHDLFVRFDLAATQFEVQRIKFLGDCYYCVAGLMRPNPDHAKCCVNLGLSMISHIQEVRRENDVDINMRIGVHSGSVIAGVIGEAKLQYDIWGTDVTIANHLEATGTPGFVHVSDSTLKELEPSEYTIIPGTDAALEDPVLGKNNITTFLISAQTSHHSPSRSVERIDSYADIDKYARPDLYHTKMFNEELRQEFRMMPVCGFKQIFSWRRRNQSIDVLSPGVTKFCLVYRDSNLECKYLHSPDLMFKYSMLLAWSMGCSLAYIQLLTQNRNLLLEAIVLDAIVLTCLTVLLVISWYKKICWLRYGNNEYDRHRFGKFSCWIFRTSEKIQASLSLRISIYLFIICAYNSVICIILMGCDREELEVMYIESKLYHYEADMNVCFNPWLISNMMALTIGMCFTFTSVPFVLKIVVCLLMTISYLVVILIQFQFVFHHSVTTNPFFSAEYAHSLLVVIAFVTLYLKERHAEFTNKVNFNWRVELKKKQRDAQITNHSIIILLNNILPAHVVNVYLTSLEKHELYYEEYKIVSVMFATLQNFEMNIRGLRLLNEIITEFDRLLHHYKDNYLVEKIKIVGCTYMAACGLDVSFADRVSVEWERRDSLMGEGPDVSQTLFENVREKSKGRSWRRGRLCDDHVCPGPNAHPLDDQQGL; encoded by the exons atgtCTGAAAAGCGCTTTCCCGATGACGTGTGTCAGTACAACTATACCAAAGAGCGCCTTTTGGAGCGCAGCTACCTTTTG GTAAAATGTGCGGAACTGCACCTGGAGGAGGAGTACCGCTTGTACCAGGCACGACTATGGAGCAGTTTTCTTGGAGTGTTCTGCCTTCTGCACGCGCTCATAACCATCGCCCACTGCGCCATACTGCTGTTGACCTGCGAT CATATCCACATGATAATAGTCGATGTGGTTATATATCTAGTGACTTCATTCGTTATTCTAACTATCTTGGGCATCAATTTCTGTGAGAACTTCACTAGGCAACACTCGTGGATTACTTATATGAGCTCCGTAGTGGCTGCATTGGCCTTTGTATCTGCAG ATATCTTTCAGGGCACTTATCATTACTACACCCACGATTGGGCACTGGATACCTTCTACGACACCTATATtatctatataatatacatgtTCTTGCCCATGCCCATTATCTCGGGTGCCTTGCTGCTGGGGGTCACAGTGTCCGTCGTGTACATCACCTACTTCGGGATCTACATCGCCACGGAGTACTATATGGCCTACGACTATGCCAGGTTCAGTGTGTACATTGTCCACCACGTGTGCTTCAACCTTCTGGGTATGTTCTTTCGCATTATGAATGACATTGTAGTGCGGTCGTCCTTCCTGGACCGCCATCAGTACATAATGGAGAAGATCTGGCTGCGCAATGCGCGTCGTCAGGAAAAGTTAGTTCTGCATAGCATTATCCCGCCGCAGATAGCGAAACCCATTCAAGACGACATCAAAAACAGACTTGCCAGAAAAGTACGCGGACTTGACGCGAGTCGCTCACCGGGCGTCATGGAGAATGTCATGGCCATTCAGATCCATCCCGAGGTCACTATCTTGTATGCGGATGTCGTCAACTATACGAAACTGACGACGACCCAGAGAGTAGAGACGCTCGTGAGGCTGCTGCACGACCTCTTCGTGAGGTTCGATTTGGCCGCCACCCAATTTGAGGTTCAGCGAATCAAGTTCTTGGGCGACTGCTACTACTGTGTGGCCGGTCTGATGCGCCCGAATCCGGACCACGCCAAGTGCTGTGTGAACCTGGGTCTGTCCATGATCTCCCACATTCAGGAAGTGCG GAGGGAAAACGACGTGGACATCAATATGCGCATTGGGGTCCATTCGGGTAGCGTGATTGCTGGAGTCATCGGCGAAGCTAAGCTGCAGTACGATATATGGG GTACCGACGTGACCATTGCCAATCACTTAGAAGCCACCGGAACACCGGGATTTGTCCATGTTAGTGACAGCACTTTAAAGGAACTAGAACCCAGCGAATATACGATAATTCCTGGCACCGATGCAGCTTTGGAGGATCCCGTTTTAGGCAAAAACAATATCACAACGTTTCTGATTTCTGCTCAGACTTCTCACCATTCCCCCAGTCGTTCCGTAGAGAGGATTGATTCATATGCTGACATCGACAAATACGCCAGACCCGATTTATACCACACTAAAATGTTCAACGAAGAGTTGCGTCAGGAGTTTCGAATGATGCCAGTCTGTGGTTTCAA ACAAATCTTCTCCTGGAGAAGACGAAACCAGTCTATCGACGTTCTGTCGcccggggtcaccaaattctGCCTGGTCTATCGGGATTCCAACCTAGAGTGCAAGTACTTGCACTCGCCGGACCTAATGTTCAAGTACAGCATGTTGCTGGCCTGGAGCATGGGTTGCAGCCTGGCCTACATTCAGCTGTTGACTCAAAACCGCAACCTACTACTTGAGGCCATAGTGCTGGATGCTATAGTCTTAACCTGTCTCACCGTCTTGCTTGTCATATCTTGGTACAAAAAAATTTGCTGGCTTAGATATGGCAACAATGAGTACGATCGGCACCGGTTCGGCAAATTTAGCTGCTGGATATTTCGGACCAGTGAGAAGATCCAAGCGAGCCTCAGCCTCCGCATTTCCATCTACCTCTTTATCATTTGTGCCTACAATTCCGTGATCTGCATTATACTG ATGGGCTGTGATCGCGAGGAGCTGGAAGTGATGTACATCGAGAGTAAACTATATCACTATGAGGCCGATATGAATGTGTGCTTTAATCCCTGGTTGATCTCCAATATGATGGCCCTTACCATTGGCATGTGCTTCACGTTCACGAGTGTTCCGTTCGTCTTGAAGATAGTTGTCTGTCTACTGATGACGATTTCCTATCTGGTGGTTATACTAATCCAGTTCCAGTTCGTTTTCCATCACAGTGTCACCACAAATCCCTTTTTTTCGGCAGAATACGCACATAGTTTGCTCGTTGTCATCGCTTTTGTTACCCTGTATCTAAAGGAGCGACACGCGGAGTTCACAAACAAAGTCAACTTCAA TTGGCGCGTGGAGCTGAAAAAAAAGCAGCGAGATGCCCAAATAACTAACCACTCGATAATAATTCTCCTGAATAACATACTTCCAGCTCATGTTG TCAACGTCTATCTTACATCTCTCGAAAAACATGAGCTTTACTACGAAGAGTATAAAATAGTTTCCGTTATGTTTGCCACTCTACAGAACTTCGAAATGAACATCAGAGGCTTGCGTCTGCTGAACGAGATCATCACAGAGTTTGATAGATTG TTGCATCACTACAAAGACAATTACTTGGTGGAGAAGATCAAAATTGTGGGCTGCACTTATATGGCAGCGTGTGGACTGGACGTTAGCTTTGCCGATCGTGTCAGCGTCGAATGGGAAAGAAGAGACTCGCTAATGGGAGAGG GCCCGGATGTTTCGCAGACGCTCTTCGAGAATGTCAGAGAAAAGTCAAAAGGAAGATCTTGGCGAAGAGGTCGTCTTTGTGATGACCACGTTTGCCCTGGACCTAATGCGCACCCTCTGGATGATCAACAAGGTCTATGA